A region from the Janthinobacterium agaricidamnosum genome encodes:
- a CDS encoding hotdog fold thioesterase produces MEIWHAPLDLAALNAASEGTAMRHLGIEFSAFGPDWIEATMPVDHRTMQPFKLLHGGASVLLAETLGSMAANACLDSRRQVSVGQEINANHVRGVRGGHVTGRATPIHRGRASQVWEIRISDDDGKLCCISRITMAVIDTPGAG; encoded by the coding sequence ATGGAAATCTGGCACGCACCGCTCGACCTGGCCGCCCTCAACGCCGCCAGCGAGGGCACGGCCATGCGCCACCTGGGCATCGAATTCTCGGCCTTCGGCCCCGACTGGATCGAGGCGACCATGCCCGTCGACCACCGCACCATGCAGCCTTTCAAGCTGCTGCATGGCGGCGCGTCCGTCCTGCTGGCCGAAACCCTGGGCAGCATGGCCGCGAATGCCTGCCTCGACAGCCGCCGGCAGGTCAGCGTGGGGCAGGAAATCAACGCCAACCACGTGCGCGGCGTGCGCGGCGGCCACGTGACGGGGCGCGCCACGCCCATCCACCGGGGCCGCGCCAGCCAGGTCTGGGAAATCCGCATCAGCGACGACGACGGCAAACTGTGCTGCATCTCGCGCATCACCATGGCCGTTATCGACACTCCGGGCGCAGGTTGA
- a CDS encoding DUF6331 family protein, producing the protein MTERDRQYDIQIGDDAWIEFIDLDGRYDQAIDIDALLGELWQLICRLETHCVAGCCGMDAYDFTRAAIDTALLELDRAQLHAACAQARAAVTAVASDVLTSATMNHFADKRVFLQLLDHLDACIVAQDRAGA; encoded by the coding sequence ATGACCGAACGCGACCGCCAGTACGATATCCAGATCGGCGACGACGCCTGGATCGAATTCATCGATCTTGACGGCCGCTATGACCAGGCGATCGACATCGATGCCTTGCTGGGGGAACTGTGGCAGCTGATCTGCCGGCTGGAAACGCATTGCGTGGCCGGCTGCTGCGGCATGGATGCCTACGATTTTACGCGCGCAGCCATCGATACGGCCTTGCTGGAACTCGATCGCGCGCAGCTGCATGCCGCCTGCGCGCAGGCCAGGGCCGCCGTGACGGCGGTGGCCAGCGATGTCTTGACGAGCGCCACGATGAATCACTTTGCGGATAAACGCGTGTTCTTGCAATTGCTCGATCATCTCGACGCGTGCATCGTCGCACAGGATCGCGCAGGGGCTTGA
- the lpxO gene encoding lipid A hydroxylase LpxO, translated as MKWALLGIFVFSVLHIHFRGKVRLPFRRQIFDHSSFMAPLNLFMHTFSKVPATPYLSVDQFPELAPLQQNWQIIRDEALRMQEMKKIKAAEKNNDVGFNSFFKYGWKRFYLKWYDANHPSAQQMCPQTYALLQSIPSIKAAMFAELPQGGKLNPHRDPFAGSLRYHLGLQTPNDDRCFIDVDGERHSWRDGQAVMFDETYIHWARNDADSDRIILFCDIERPMRYRWAQGLNRWLGRTLMTAAASPNELGDQVGGVSKLFQISWTMGQYRRRFKAWNKTAYQVTRVALVVGIIALIYFI; from the coding sequence ATGAAGTGGGCCTTGCTGGGCATTTTTGTGTTTTCTGTTTTACATATTCATTTTCGAGGCAAGGTGCGCCTGCCGTTTCGCCGCCAGATCTTCGATCACTCCTCGTTCATGGCGCCGCTGAACCTGTTCATGCATACCTTTTCCAAGGTGCCGGCCACGCCCTATCTGTCCGTCGATCAATTTCCGGAACTGGCGCCGCTGCAGCAGAACTGGCAAATCATCCGCGATGAAGCGCTGCGCATGCAGGAAATGAAAAAGATCAAGGCGGCCGAAAAGAACAATGACGTGGGCTTCAATTCCTTCTTCAAGTATGGCTGGAAGCGTTTCTACCTGAAATGGTATGACGCGAACCACCCGTCGGCACAGCAGATGTGCCCGCAAACCTATGCGCTGCTGCAATCGATTCCGTCCATCAAGGCGGCCATGTTCGCGGAACTGCCGCAAGGCGGCAAGCTCAACCCGCACCGCGACCCGTTCGCCGGTTCGCTGCGCTACCACCTGGGCCTGCAGACGCCGAACGACGACCGCTGCTTCATCGACGTCGATGGCGAACGCCACAGCTGGCGCGACGGCCAGGCCGTGATGTTCGATGAAACGTATATCCACTGGGCCCGCAACGATGCCGACAGCGACCGCATCATCCTGTTCTGCGACATCGAGCGCCCGATGCGCTACCGCTGGGCGCAAGGCTTGAACCGCTGGCTGGGCCGCACGCTGATGACGGCCGCCGCCTCGCCCAACGAACTGGGCGACCAGGTGGGCGGCGTGAGTAAATTGTTCCAGATTTCCTGGACCATGGGCCAGTACCGCCGCCGCTTCAAGGCGTGGAACAAGACGGCCTACCAGGTCACCCGCGTGGCGCTGGTGGTCGGCATCATCGCGCTGATCTATTTTATTTAA